In Astyanax mexicanus isolate ESR-SI-001 chromosome 25, AstMex3_surface, whole genome shotgun sequence, a genomic segment contains:
- the LOC111197087 gene encoding mucin-22 isoform X17: MESGTTAADESTTALTAESTVVSSIEPSTSPTFEQTTDFTTDATMESGTTAADESTTALTAESTVVSSVEPSTSPTFEQTTDFTTDATMESGTTAADESTTALTAESTVVSSVEPSTSPTFEQTTDFTTDATMESGTTAADESTTALTAESTVVSSIEPSTSPTFEQTTDFTTDATMESGTTAADESTTALTAESTIVSSVELSTSPTFEQTTDFTTDVTMESGTTAADESTTALTAESTVVSSVEPNTSPTFEQTTDLTKDATMESGTTAADESTTALTAESTVVSSVEPSTSPTFEQTTGLTTDATMESGTTAADESTTALTAESTVVSSEEPSTSPTFEQTTVSAKETTLESGTTSSDESTTALTAESTIVSSEEPSTSPTFEQTTDLTKDATMESGTTAADESTTALTAESTLVSSVEPSTSPTFEQTTDFTTDATMDSGITAADESTTALTAESTIVSSVEPSTSPTFEQTTGLTTDATMESGTTAADESTTALTAESTLVSSVEPSTSPTFEQTTDFTTDATMDSGITAADESTTALTAESTIVSSVEPSTSPTFEQTTGLTTDATMESGTTAADESTTALTAESTVVSSEEPSTSPTFEQTRVFATETTMESGTTSTDETTTALKAESTIVSSVEPSTSPTFEQTTVFATETTMESGTTSTHESTTALTADTTTVSSVEPNTSPTFKQTTVSATETTMESETTSTVESTTALTTDSTVVSSVQPSTSPTFEQTTVSATETTMKSGATSTVESTTALTTESTVVSSVETSTSPTFKQTSDFTTETTTGSTMESSTVTSIKPSTKSPTSVAKVASNGGLETTQPNTPTASTEAAVVTKQISFTTSETFNADLLVSTSSTFINRAASVKSEFEPVFKQAFSTFIRLNVLGFKAGSIITNLNLEFSASLPSDNNIVDTVLNAKTSFAITQASVTTAATATPTPETTTTTTTTTTPPPTTTTTSTTTTTTTTTPPPTTTTTPSTTTTATTTPTPTRPPPAVALTIVINQVYEVALSDTNSNQFKVLATIVQAAMDLVYKAQYGALFIMTKVKGFRPGATRATDIETDLELIFNENSTKPLPSSTDVVSTLKEAISNPSSGFNLAVDPAKIVVVSAPQTIPVIFQTNGTFVSALSDSTSTLFGNRSLAIKQELEPFFTVDYPAAFSQLVMTNFSNGGLSLTLIQNHMDLYFGASATLPNSTQIANTLVRAAKNNTLPFMIFTSQITVNGTVISSGEISSKISLFTAAFMVTLSLLLTRYS, translated from the exons ATGGAATCAG GTACAACTGCAGCTGATGAATCAACTACAGCTTTGACAGCTGAGTCTACAGTAGTTTCCAGCATAGAACCAAGCACAAGTCCAACATTTGAACAAACTACAGACTTTACAACAGATGCCACCATGGAGTCAGGTACAACTGCAGCTGATGAATCAACTACAGCTTTGACAGCTGAGTCTACAGTAGTTTCCAGTGTGGAACCAAGTACAAGTCCAACATTTGAACAAACTACAGACTTTACAACAGATGCCACCATGGAGTCAGGTACAACTGCAGCTGATGAATCAACTACAGCTTTGACAGCTGAGTCTACAGTAGTTTCCAGTGTGGAACCAAGTACGAGTCCAACATTTGAACAAACTACAGACTTTACAACAGATGCCACCATGGAATCAGGTACAACTGCAGCTGATGAATCAACTACAGCTTTGACAGCTGAGTCTACAGTAGTTTCCAGCATAGAACCAAGTACGAGTCCAACATTTGAACAAACTACAGACTTTACAACAGATGCCACCATGGAATCAGGTACAACTGCAGCTGATGAATCAACTACAGCTTTGACAGCTGAGTCTACAATAGTTTCCAGTGTGGAACTAAGTACAAGTCCAACttttgaacaaactacagattttACAACAGATGTCACCATGGAATCAGGTACAACTGCAGCTGATGAATCAACTACAGCTTTGACAGCTGAGTCTACAGTAGTTTCGAGTGTGGAACCAAATACAAGTCCAACATTTGAACAAACTACAGACTTGACAAAAGATGCCACCATGGAATCAGGTACAACTGCAGCTGATGAATCAACTACAGCTTTGACAGCTGAGTCTACAGTAGTTTCCAGTGTGGAACCAAGTACAAGTCCAACATTTGAACAAACTACAGGCTTGACAACAGATGCCACCATGGAATCAGGTACAACTGCAGCTGATGAGTCAACTACAGCTTTGACAGCTGAGTCTACAGTAGTTTCCAGTGAAGAACCAAGTACAAGTCCAACATTTGAACAAACTACAGTCTCTGCAAAAGAAACTACTTTGGAATCAGGAACAACTTCATCTGATGAATCAACTACAGCTTTGACAGCTGAGTCTACAATAGTTTCCAGTGAGGAACCAAGTACAAGTCCAACATTTGAACAAACTACAGACTTGACAAAAGATGCCACCATGGAATCAGGTACAACTGCAGCTGATGAATCAACTACAGCTTTGACAGCTGAGTCTACATTAGTTTCCAGCGTAGAACCAAGTACAAGTCCAACatttgaacaaactacagattttACAACAGATGCCACCATGGATTCAGGTATAACTGCAGCTGATGAATCAACAACAGCTTTGACGGCTGAGTCTACAATAGTTTCCAGCGTAGAACCAAGTACAAGTCCAACATTTGAACAAACTACAGGCTTGACAACAGATGCCACCATGGAATCAGGTACAACTGCAGCTGATGAATCAACTACAGCTTTGACAGCTGAGTCTACATTAGTTTCCAGCGTAGAACCAAGTACAAGTCCAACatttgaacaaactacagattttACAACAGATGCCACCATGGATTCAGGTATAACTGCAGCTGATGAATCAACAACAGCTTTGACGGCTGAGTCTACAATAGTTTCCAGCGTAGAACCAAGTACAAGTCCAACATTTGAACAAACTACAGGCTTGACAACAGATGCCACCATGGAATCAGGTACAACTGCAGCTGATGAATCAACTACAGCTTTGACAGCTGAGTCTACAGTAGTTTCCAGTGAAGAACCAAGTACAAGTCCAACATTTGAACAAACTAGAGTCTTTGCAACAGAAACTACTATGGAATCAGGTACAACTTCAACTGATGAAACAACTACAGCTTTGAAAGCTGAGTCTACAATAGTTTCCAGTGTGGAACCAAGTACAAGTCCAACATTTGAACAAACTACAGTCTTTGCAACAGAAACTACTATGGAATCAGGTACAACTTCAACTCATGAATCAACTACAGCTTTGACAGCTGACACTACAACAGTTTCCAGTGTGGAACCAAATACAAGtccaacatttaaacaaactacaGTCTCTGCAACAGAAACTACCATGGAATCAGAAACAACTTCAACTGTTGAATCAACTACAGCTTTGACAACTGACTCTACAGTAGTTTCCAGTGTTCAACCAAGTACAAGTCCAACATTTGAACAAACTACAGTCTCTGCAACAGAAACTACCATGAAATCAGGAGCAACTTCAACTGTTGAATCAACTACAGCTTTGACAACTGAGTCTACAGTAGTTTCCAGTGTGGAAACAAGTACAAGtccaacatttaaacaaacttcAGACTTTACAACAGAAACTACAACAGGTTCTACCATGGAGTCAAGTACCGTTACAAGCATCAAACCATCAACAAAATCACCAACAAGTGTTGCAAAAGTAGCTTCAAATGGCGGATTGGAAACAACTCAACCCAACACCCCTACAG CCTCTACAGAAGCAGCAGTTGTCACAAAGCAAATCAGCTTTACCACCTCTGAAACGTTTAACGCTGACCTATTAGTCTCAACTTCATCTACCTTCATCAACAGAGCAGCAAGTGTGAAATCAGAG tttGAACCTGTATTTAAGCAAGCATTCAGTACCTTCATCAGGCTAAATGTCCTTGGTTTTAA GGCTGGATCAATCATCACTAATCTGAATTTGGAGTTCAGTGCTAGTCTACCCAGTGACAACAACATCGTTGACACTGTGCTCAATGCAAAAACAAGTTTTGCTATTACACAGGCTTCAG TGACTACAGCTGCTACAGCAACTCCAACACCAGAAACAACTACAACAACTACGACAACAACTACACCCCCTCCTACAACTACAaccacttctactactactactactactactactacaccccctcctacaactactactacaccCTCTACTACAACAACGGCTACGACTACACCTACACCAACACGTCCCCCACCAGCTGTTGCTCTAACAATTGTCATTAATCAAGTGTACGAAGTGGCACTGAGTGACACAAACAGCAATCAGTTCAAAGTCCTGGCTACTATAGTGCAAGCAGCA ATGGACCTGGTTTACAAAGCCCAGTACGGAGCTCTGTTCATCATGACTAAAGTTAAAGGATTTAG ACCAGGAGCTACTCGCGCAACAGACATAGAAACAGACCTGGAGCTGATATTCAATGAGAACTCCACAAAGCCTCTTCCATCCTCCACCGACGTGGTGAGCACCCTAAAAGAGGCTATATCAAACCCAAGCTCAGGCTTCAACTTGGCGGTGGACCCTGCCAAGATTGTTGTTGTCA GTGCACCGCAGACCATTCCTGTGATTTTCCAAACAAATGGCACATTTGTGTcggctctctcagactccaccTCAACTTTATTCGGCAACAGGTCATTAGCGATTAAACAGGAG CTTGAGCCTTTTTTCACTGTTGATTATCCTGCAGCATTTAGTCAGCTGGTAATGACAAATTTCAG CAATGGAGGTCTGAGCCTTACACTGATCCAGAACCACATGGACCTGTATTTTGGTGCCTCGGCTACACTTCCCAACAGCACCCAGATCGCAAACACCTTAGTTAGAGCAGCTAAAAACAACACCCTCCCCTTCATGATCTTTACCTCACAGATCACAGTGAATGGAACGG TGATATCTTCAGGAGAAATCAGCAGCAAGATCAGCCTGTTCACGGCAGCCTTCATGGTGACCTTATCACTTCTGCTCACACGGTACagctaa
- the LOC111197087 gene encoding mucin-2 isoform X18 has protein sequence MESGTTAADESTTALTAESTVVSSVEPSTSPTFEQTTDFTTDATMESGTTAADESTTALTAESTVVSSVEPSTSPTFEQTTDFTTDATMESGTTAADESTTALTAESTVVSSIEPSTSPTFEQTTDFTTDATMESGTTAADESTTALTAESTIVSSVELSTSPTFEQTTDFTTDVTMESGTTAADESTTALTAESTVVSSVEPNTSPTFEQTTDLTKDATMESGTTAADESTTALTAESTVVSSVEPSTSPTFEQTTGLTTDATMESGTTAADESTTALTAESTVVSSEEPSTSPTFEQTTVSAKETTLESGTTSSDESTTALTAESTIVSSEEPSTSPTFEQTTDLTKDATMESGTTAADESTTALTAESTLVSSVEPSTSPTFEQTTDFTTDATMDSGITAADESTTALTAESTIVSSVEPSTSPTFEQTTGLTTDATMESGTTAADESTTALTAESTLVSSVEPSTSPTFEQTTDFTTDATMDSGITAADESTTALTAESTIVSSVEPSTSPTFEQTTGLTTDATMESGTTAADESTTALTAESTVVSSEEPSTSPTFEQTRVFATETTMESGTTSTDETTTALKAESTIVSSVEPSTSPTFEQTTVFATETTMESGTTSTHESTTALTADTTTVSSVEPNTSPTFKQTTVSATETTMESETTSTVESTTALTTDSTVVSSVQPSTSPTFEQTTVSATETTMKSGATSTVESTTALTTESTVVSSVETSTSPTFKQTSDFTTETTTGSTMESSTVTSIKPSTKSPTSVAKVASNGGLETTQPNTPTASTEAAVVTKQISFTTSETFNADLLVSTSSTFINRAASVKSEFEPVFKQAFSTFIRLNVLGFKAGSIITNLNLEFSASLPSDNNIVDTVLNAKTSFAITQASVTTAATATPTPETTTTTTTTTTPPPTTTTTSTTTTTTTTTPPPTTTTTPSTTTTATTTPTPTRPPPAVALTIVINQVYEVALSDTNSNQFKVLATIVQAAMDLVYKAQYGALFIMTKVKGFRPGATRATDIETDLELIFNENSTKPLPSSTDVVSTLKEAISNPSSGFNLAVDPAKIVVVSAPQTIPVIFQTNGTFVSALSDSTSTLFGNRSLAIKQELEPFFTVDYPAAFSQLVMTNFSNGGLSLTLIQNHMDLYFGASATLPNSTQIANTLVRAAKNNTLPFMIFTSQITVNGTVISSGEISSKISLFTAAFMVTLSLLLTRYS, from the exons ATGGAATCAG GTACAACTGCAGCTGATGAATCAACTACAGCTTTGACAGCTGAGTCTACAGTAGTTTCCAGTGTGGAACCAAGTACAAGTCCAACATTTGAACAAACTACAGACTTTACAACAGATGCCACCATGGAGTCAGGTACAACTGCAGCTGATGAATCAACTACAGCTTTGACAGCTGAGTCTACAGTAGTTTCCAGTGTGGAACCAAGTACGAGTCCAACATTTGAACAAACTACAGACTTTACAACAGATGCCACCATGGAATCAGGTACAACTGCAGCTGATGAATCAACTACAGCTTTGACAGCTGAGTCTACAGTAGTTTCCAGCATAGAACCAAGTACGAGTCCAACATTTGAACAAACTACAGACTTTACAACAGATGCCACCATGGAATCAGGTACAACTGCAGCTGATGAATCAACTACAGCTTTGACAGCTGAGTCTACAATAGTTTCCAGTGTGGAACTAAGTACAAGTCCAACttttgaacaaactacagattttACAACAGATGTCACCATGGAATCAGGTACAACTGCAGCTGATGAATCAACTACAGCTTTGACAGCTGAGTCTACAGTAGTTTCGAGTGTGGAACCAAATACAAGTCCAACATTTGAACAAACTACAGACTTGACAAAAGATGCCACCATGGAATCAGGTACAACTGCAGCTGATGAATCAACTACAGCTTTGACAGCTGAGTCTACAGTAGTTTCCAGTGTGGAACCAAGTACAAGTCCAACATTTGAACAAACTACAGGCTTGACAACAGATGCCACCATGGAATCAGGTACAACTGCAGCTGATGAGTCAACTACAGCTTTGACAGCTGAGTCTACAGTAGTTTCCAGTGAAGAACCAAGTACAAGTCCAACATTTGAACAAACTACAGTCTCTGCAAAAGAAACTACTTTGGAATCAGGAACAACTTCATCTGATGAATCAACTACAGCTTTGACAGCTGAGTCTACAATAGTTTCCAGTGAGGAACCAAGTACAAGTCCAACATTTGAACAAACTACAGACTTGACAAAAGATGCCACCATGGAATCAGGTACAACTGCAGCTGATGAATCAACTACAGCTTTGACAGCTGAGTCTACATTAGTTTCCAGCGTAGAACCAAGTACAAGTCCAACatttgaacaaactacagattttACAACAGATGCCACCATGGATTCAGGTATAACTGCAGCTGATGAATCAACAACAGCTTTGACGGCTGAGTCTACAATAGTTTCCAGCGTAGAACCAAGTACAAGTCCAACATTTGAACAAACTACAGGCTTGACAACAGATGCCACCATGGAATCAGGTACAACTGCAGCTGATGAATCAACTACAGCTTTGACAGCTGAGTCTACATTAGTTTCCAGCGTAGAACCAAGTACAAGTCCAACatttgaacaaactacagattttACAACAGATGCCACCATGGATTCAGGTATAACTGCAGCTGATGAATCAACAACAGCTTTGACGGCTGAGTCTACAATAGTTTCCAGCGTAGAACCAAGTACAAGTCCAACATTTGAACAAACTACAGGCTTGACAACAGATGCCACCATGGAATCAGGTACAACTGCAGCTGATGAATCAACTACAGCTTTGACAGCTGAGTCTACAGTAGTTTCCAGTGAAGAACCAAGTACAAGTCCAACATTTGAACAAACTAGAGTCTTTGCAACAGAAACTACTATGGAATCAGGTACAACTTCAACTGATGAAACAACTACAGCTTTGAAAGCTGAGTCTACAATAGTTTCCAGTGTGGAACCAAGTACAAGTCCAACATTTGAACAAACTACAGTCTTTGCAACAGAAACTACTATGGAATCAGGTACAACTTCAACTCATGAATCAACTACAGCTTTGACAGCTGACACTACAACAGTTTCCAGTGTGGAACCAAATACAAGtccaacatttaaacaaactacaGTCTCTGCAACAGAAACTACCATGGAATCAGAAACAACTTCAACTGTTGAATCAACTACAGCTTTGACAACTGACTCTACAGTAGTTTCCAGTGTTCAACCAAGTACAAGTCCAACATTTGAACAAACTACAGTCTCTGCAACAGAAACTACCATGAAATCAGGAGCAACTTCAACTGTTGAATCAACTACAGCTTTGACAACTGAGTCTACAGTAGTTTCCAGTGTGGAAACAAGTACAAGtccaacatttaaacaaacttcAGACTTTACAACAGAAACTACAACAGGTTCTACCATGGAGTCAAGTACCGTTACAAGCATCAAACCATCAACAAAATCACCAACAAGTGTTGCAAAAGTAGCTTCAAATGGCGGATTGGAAACAACTCAACCCAACACCCCTACAG CCTCTACAGAAGCAGCAGTTGTCACAAAGCAAATCAGCTTTACCACCTCTGAAACGTTTAACGCTGACCTATTAGTCTCAACTTCATCTACCTTCATCAACAGAGCAGCAAGTGTGAAATCAGAG tttGAACCTGTATTTAAGCAAGCATTCAGTACCTTCATCAGGCTAAATGTCCTTGGTTTTAA GGCTGGATCAATCATCACTAATCTGAATTTGGAGTTCAGTGCTAGTCTACCCAGTGACAACAACATCGTTGACACTGTGCTCAATGCAAAAACAAGTTTTGCTATTACACAGGCTTCAG TGACTACAGCTGCTACAGCAACTCCAACACCAGAAACAACTACAACAACTACGACAACAACTACACCCCCTCCTACAACTACAaccacttctactactactactactactactactacaccccctcctacaactactactacaccCTCTACTACAACAACGGCTACGACTACACCTACACCAACACGTCCCCCACCAGCTGTTGCTCTAACAATTGTCATTAATCAAGTGTACGAAGTGGCACTGAGTGACACAAACAGCAATCAGTTCAAAGTCCTGGCTACTATAGTGCAAGCAGCA ATGGACCTGGTTTACAAAGCCCAGTACGGAGCTCTGTTCATCATGACTAAAGTTAAAGGATTTAG ACCAGGAGCTACTCGCGCAACAGACATAGAAACAGACCTGGAGCTGATATTCAATGAGAACTCCACAAAGCCTCTTCCATCCTCCACCGACGTGGTGAGCACCCTAAAAGAGGCTATATCAAACCCAAGCTCAGGCTTCAACTTGGCGGTGGACCCTGCCAAGATTGTTGTTGTCA GTGCACCGCAGACCATTCCTGTGATTTTCCAAACAAATGGCACATTTGTGTcggctctctcagactccaccTCAACTTTATTCGGCAACAGGTCATTAGCGATTAAACAGGAG CTTGAGCCTTTTTTCACTGTTGATTATCCTGCAGCATTTAGTCAGCTGGTAATGACAAATTTCAG CAATGGAGGTCTGAGCCTTACACTGATCCAGAACCACATGGACCTGTATTTTGGTGCCTCGGCTACACTTCCCAACAGCACCCAGATCGCAAACACCTTAGTTAGAGCAGCTAAAAACAACACCCTCCCCTTCATGATCTTTACCTCACAGATCACAGTGAATGGAACGG TGATATCTTCAGGAGAAATCAGCAGCAAGATCAGCCTGTTCACGGCAGCCTTCATGGTGACCTTATCACTTCTGCTCACACGGTACagctaa